Sequence from the Psilocybe cubensis strain MGC-MH-2018 chromosome 10, whole genome shotgun sequence genome:
CTACGCCTTTGGAATAGACTTTTGAAACCGGGGTTCGCCAAAGACTTCGCGGCTTTTTTGAAGCATTATGGAATTAGGTATGCTCACATTTTCAACTCAATAAACAACTTCTGATGCGTGCATACTGTAGGACAATGAAGTCCTGCGTGACATCCGAATTGACGATTCCTCAACAAACGCGATACCTTGTTGGGATTGACTTAGGTCGAGTTGAGCAACATGTGAGCCATTTTGCGGCCTCTGAGTACATCTCGATCTTTTCTTACATTGTTCAACTTGATGCGCACTCCAGGTTTACGACCAGACCCTTGAGGCAATCTTACAGCAATTGGGTCTTGATGCGAGAGGAATTGCCGCTACCGAGGGCTGGCAGGTTAATGGAAATCTCCTACGATCTGCTATTCGTCGGTTGCGTGGGATCTGTACACATCCTCAAGTATACACCACTTTCTATTCTTTTTCTGTGCATTTTCATTCAAGGATCTTCTATGTAGGTTGGTCAATTACAGAAACGGGGAGATGGTCTCTATAAACCGGGCGCTCTGAAGACCATCGATGCTGTCCTTCAGGTATGGAACTTTATGTCACGATCAAAAAGCGTTCCTAACAGGATCTTTGTAAGTCGATGAGAGACCAGAACTGGAAAAATCTAATGGAAGATTGGAAAGCCAAAGTATGCTAAACTTGTTGTATATTGTCATTGTTTCTATTCTCAATCTTGTTTTCATAGATCCAGCTTATGATCCGTTACGCACAACTGCAACAGAAAGACGACACGGTTCCTAATCACCAACAAAACGCACTGAGAACTCTGGTTCTTGTCGAGGAAGATACCAACAAACACCTGGAAGAAATCAAAGATGCCTTGACGAAACATGACGCGAAAGGCAAGATCTTGATAGAAGAAGCCGCTCAACTGCGCCAACAACGGGAAGTCTCAGCTGAAGCTGGCGAGCCGAAcgaaaaaggaaagggaaaggctcGCGATAGTGCAGACGGTCGTGAAGATGATGGCGGGGAAGACGAAGATCCGGAGGAAAAAGGTCTTCCTAAGACACCAGCGGGAGAAGAACACCGCGTGAAACGCAGAACGCTGAAGAGCCGCCTGCGCGAGGGGTATGTACTACTCCATAGGGTCAAGTTCCTACAGGGTGATGTTTATCATGTCCTGGGACGATCCAACGACGAGGACGCAGCCTATCAGGCTGCAGAACAGTTGCGGCGTCAGCTTTTAAAAGGTATATTTTTGTGCATCATTTTACCGGCATATCGATTAGCTAAAAGTTTATCGATGTTTTTGTAGTAACTGAAAATGAAGCTGCCAAAGCGATGAGTATGCTCAACGGACCGAATTTGAAGCCTACTGTGACTCTAAATGATTTAATTATCGAGCTCCCCTTGCTGGGCAAGGGAGGAATTAGGTCTACAGATTTGGTATGTTCATGCCAACTTAAATTTGCGATGATGATACTCATTCCAGTACTTCGTAGATGGAAGAAGCTAACACCATCGTGGATGAAGTTCTCAATGACCAGTCTGATCTTACGTGGGAATGGAGAACCCACATCATGGAGTTGTTAACGAAGCCCTTGAATCCAGGGGGCGCAGAAGACGACGTCGATGGTCAAGAGTATCAGCGCACTCTGGATGACCAAGGTGAGGCTGAAACGTACCTGCAGGCATATGCTGCCATTTTATCCGACCGCAGAGAAGCTCTCGTCAATGAGCGCACGTTGTTGGCGGCACATGAAGTCCGTGAAAAACAAGTGCGCCAAACTAAAGCTGCGTTGAAGGCAGCCaccgctgctgctgaagcGTTGGACGTCCCTGAAGGTCTAGATATCAAGCCAGAGCACGAGGTGTTGCATGAGGAGCTATCTTCTCAACGCAAGGATATATTGATTCGTCTAGATGGGAGGTCTGTGAAGAGCGTGAGTCGCGATTTTTCTATTCCTTCTGTTGTTAACTAACTATTTGTTTAGATTCTTATTGATCTAAACGGCGTTGCTGTGAAGATATTACAAGAAAACAACCCGGAAAAAGTTATTGTTAGGGAAGCTATCGATAAATTGCGACGCTTTATTTCTGAGCAGAGTAAGTTGACATATTTTTCATCATGGTATAGGTCAACTTATTCTTCGTGTCAGATTCCTTGTACGAAAAGCTTGATGCGGACCTGGCCCTTCTCAGAAAAGCATTCAATCAAAGGATTCTCTACTTCCGGCAATTGCAGGAAATTTCAGACTCGGTGGCTGATGTTGAGTGGGAAGAAGCTTCAGCGGCGGACGCAGGCCTGGCGTGCGTCACGGAGAAAAACGAGTTGGAAGCAAAAATCAATACTACGCGTGCACGGCAGCGATACCTTGATAACCTCGCAAAAAATCAAGATGAAGGTAtaatggatgaagatgacaaaACATGCATTCTCTGTCGAAGTGAATTCATCAGAGGATTTATTACGCAATGGTAAGTACTTTCTTCTCAGTTGTAGTTCAATATCTGTGACTTTAATATGCCTACCAGTGCGCACGTTTTCTGTGAAGGATGTATGCGAGCATGGTTACTACGAAAAGAGGGCAAAACATGTCCTGTTTGTCGGTGAGTCAATTGTTTACTGCGTAACTCCTCGTGCTCATCATGGTCTCTCTTGTCTAGCGTGGCTATCAACCCAGATAGCGTGCAACGATTCACAGTGAATGCTGCACAGATcgaacctcctcctcagccAGTATTGGGAGAGCCCGCCCCTCAATCTCGCCGACAGATTGAGTACAACAGAATTGGTATGTCTATCCGGTTATAATGCAGCTCACAGCTCATACGAGGTGAATAGATCCAGccattttcaaagatatTCAAACTATGGAGACCTATGGCGATTTCGGAAGCAAGATTCAAACACTGATTCGGCATATATCATATATCAAGCACATCGACCCAGGTGCCAAAAGCATAGTGTTTTCGGCTTGGGCCGATTCATTACATAGTCAGGGCTTCATTCAATACAAGGTCTTATTTGGTACATTTCTGATATGCTTTATTCTAGTTGTCGAACGGGCATTCTCGGAAAATGGGATACCATGCTTGAGAATAGATCAGGGTTCAAAAAATGCCGCCGAGAAGTTTGCGGCGGATCCTGATATTCTTGTTCTTTTGTTACATGGGTGAGCTTCATTCGCCTCTTTAAATCTGAGCCAACATATGCTAATATCATATCAAGAGAGCGAGAAAATGCTGGTTTGAATGTCACTTGTGCATCTCGGGTATTCCTTCTTGAGAGTGTAGTTCACCACAGTTTCGAGATTCAAGGTATATGAATGATTTTCAGTTCAAATTTATGGATCTTTTTACCCATTATGACTATATAATTATAGCTATTGCGCGGATTGACCGCCTTGGCCAAACGCGACCCACAGAAGGTGATGTTTCGATTTTTACCGGAATGCATATGCCATTTCTGACCTTGCCATCTCCCTTCTAGTTTACTGCTACTATGCGGAAGGTAGATCCGTTTATTGTTTAAGTTTCTACATCTCCGTTACTCATATCATTCGATATAGGTACAATTGAACGCAACATTCTCGACCTCGCTGCTCGAAAAGGGCTATCATTATATACCAAGGAAAATTCTCATGGTACTGTGAATGTGTCGCCGTTCAATCAAGACAACGAACAAGATGTCGATAATCCTGAAAGGCGCAAGGGACAGCAACGAGGAGACTTCATCCACAAAATTGACGATATGCTTTCGATATTATTCCCTCACATGTTTGAGGATCTGGAATATCTTCTACCTCCATCTGTCGCTTTACCCTTTGATCCCTCGATAGACGAGGTCCACGATGTTACAATGGCTGATAACGTTTCAGCGTCTATTACTCGTGCACTCAATCATGCACCTAATAGTGCTACAACCAATGTGGTTGCTGGCCCATCTAGACTCCGCTAATTTAGTTTAATCTGTTTTTACAAGCTCATTCAGCAGCCTTTGCGTATGTTGATAACACCTCTGAATGTTTAATCGTCATTCATGTACCATAACCTTACGCATCAGAATAGATTACAAAGATACACATTATTACAAGATCGATAGTATTACACAAATGAATCGGAGTGTTGTACAAATACACAATGCGGCAAACACGTCTacaagcaagaaaaaattaCAAGACCGAGATTATTATATCGCCCGCTTGGAGTGGAGTAAGATTTAGTTTCTGGAGCGAGCAGTCGTGGTAGTCGTTGGTTGGTCAACGTTAGTGGAGGCCTGACGTTTTGCGGCTGCCTTCTTCGCAGCCAGCTCAGCATCTTCAGTAACAGAGTGAGTATGAGCTCCTCGTGTATCCTATGTGGTACATTTTCAGTCACCAGGCATCATCACGCAGTATATCGGAAGAACAGACCTGCTTGAGATTCAAATCACGTTCCATGGTCTCGGCGATTCCCTCCACTTCGCGGGTGCACTGGCCAGTGTGAAGCA
This genomic interval carries:
- a CDS encoding putative ATP-dependent helicase (putative ATP-dependent helicase C144.05), with protein sequence MREIVSNHQLCVRTYPTNQNDAFVPNVNVALLTRLIHDGTANLLPGRDLKGKRKASNDIEQEERESKRARNSANLTSNTKESTQQYRVTVSYPTISSLRSQDMPHHGEMAPILHHLLNIHYDSDLTQDIGFARPDPVSLDIWNREDDELQAALLALNGSSLDLGIVRITQDGEHVVIVSGKGEWLLTTPSLRIDANSHDIQSESAVDLLLAIRTLQLMGRSHLEAKLKVLPPSESFFFSLQLEYTASIVLPAIMKPFSSKRVSKKDVHSRQDARRRFLTAAWVYDDMHDSGGKAMTVSSFYSTMGPAPPLPSPEATKAMQPVALSSTLLPFQLRSVAWLLEREGISVTSDGKLVPQESSGQFSFWSEVKDGERTWYYNRLSGELAEEAPELPTIHGAMLAEEPGLGKTVETIALMLLNPAPKDWNPSLTRWDPDGHLDVKAIKSTLIVTPPSLASQWKTELANHAPSLKVLMYDGWTKVKVPISKTKWGLERFKKVELESRPKKKGKSKARNVEEDGSNSRSDDGEVLEWCEYVHQFDVVITTYNVLRSEIHVARPPPDRPKREEASYHTSSRLRSPLVMVEWKRVVMDEVQMVGGGQAAEMVSLIPRLSSLAVSGTPAKSQMSDLIHVLKFLRIDQLVGDLRLWNRLLKPGFAKDFAAFLKHYGIRTMKSCVTSELTIPQQTRYLVGIDLGRVEQHVYDQTLEAILQQLGLDARGIAATEGWQVNGNLLRSAIRRLRGICTHPQVGQLQKRGDGLYKPGALKTIDAVLQSMRDQNWKNLMEDWKAKIQLMIRYAQLQQKDDTVPNHQQNALRTLVLVEEDTNKHLEEIKDALTKHDAKGKILIEEAAQLRQQREVSAEAGEPNEKGKGKARDSADGREDDGGEDEDPEEKGLPKTPAGEEHRVKRRTLKSRLREGYVLLHRVKFLQGDVYHVLGRSNDEDAAYQAAEQLRRQLLKVTENEAAKAMSMLNGPNLKPTVTLNDLIIELPLLGKGGIRSTDLMEEANTIVDEVLNDQSDLTWEWRTHIMELLTKPLNPGGAEDDVDGQEYQRTLDDQGEAETYLQAYAAILSDRREALVNERTLLAAHEVREKQVRQTKAALKAATAAAEALDVPEGLDIKPEHEVLHEELSSQRKDILIRLDGRSVKSILIDLNGVAVKILQENNPEKVIVREAIDKLRRFISEQNSLYEKLDADLALLRKAFNQRILYFRQLQEISDSVADVEWEEASAADAGLACVTEKNELEAKINTTRARQRYLDNLAKNQDEGIMDEDDKTCILCRSEFIRGFITQCVAINPDSVQRFTVNAAQIEPPPQPVLGEPAPQSRRQIEYNRIDPAIFKDIQTMETYGDFGSKIQTLIRHISYIKHIDPGAKSIVFSAWADSLHIVERAFSENGIPCLRIDQGSKNAAEKFAADPDILVLLLHGERENAGLNVTCASRVFLLESVVHHSFEIQAIARIDRLGQTRPTEGTIERNILDLAARKGLSLYTKENSHGTVNVSPFNQDNEQDVDNPERRKGQQRGDFIHKIDDMLSILFPHMFEDLEYLLPPSVALPFDPSIDEVHDVTMADNVSASITRALNHAPNSATTNVVAGPSRLR